The Candidatus Auribacterota bacterium genomic interval AGCTTTTGACTGTGGGGTGTAGTAACTGCCTCAACCGGTGAAAAATTTTTTGGCCTTCGCGAAGAATGAGCTGCTCATCGGGTACAATCTCTCTCCGCCGAGCTCGGCGAACTTCTTGAGGAGCTGTTTCTGTTCCTCGGTGATGCCGACGGGAATCTCCAGGAACACCTTCACGTACTGATCGCCTCTCCCGAGGCCGTTGACGTTGGGCATGCCCTTCCCCCTGAGCCTGAAGGTTTTTCCCGACTGTGTGCCCGGCGGGATGGCCAGTTGCGCCTTCCCGCTTATTGTGGGGATGTCAATGGTGCCGCCCAGCGCCGCGGTGACAAAGCTTATGGGGATCTCGCACAGGATGTCGTCGCCATGACGCTGGAAGAGCTCATGCTCCGTGACGTGGATGATGATGTACAGATTCCCCGCCGCGGCGCCGTGCGCGCCTCCCTCGCCCTCTCCTGAAACCTGGAGCCTGGAACCCAGTTCCACGCCCGGCGGGACATGAACCACGATCTTCTTTTTCCGCCGCACTCTTCCTTCGCCACGGCATCGATGACAGGGATCCCTGGCGATCGTTCCCGCGCCCGCGCACTGAGGGCACTCATGCTGCTGTATGCTCCATCCGAAGAAACCCTGCACCCTGCGTTCAACAATGCCGGCGCCACCGCACGCCTGGCAGGCGACGCGGGATGTTCCCTGCTGCGCGCCGCTCCCGCCGCAGTCCGGGCAGGAGGCGAGGCATGGGAAGGAGATCTCTTTCTTGCAGCCGGATGCAGCCTCCTCGAGGGTGATTTCGAGATCGTAGCGGAGATCTGAGCCGTGCTCAGGCCCGCGGCGGCGGCCGGTAAACCCGAAGAAGTCGTCAAAGATGCTCCCGCCTCCGCCGAAGGCGGACATGAAGGTGCGAAGGGCCTCCTCGAGATCGACGCCGAAACCGCCGAAGCCACTGGGGCCCCCCCTGAGCCCCGCGTGGCCGAAATGATCATACTGCTGCCGCTTCTGAGGGTCGCTCAGAACTTCATAGGCCTCTGATACCTGTTTGAACTGCTCCTCGGCGTTCTTGTCTCCCGGGTTTTTGTCGGGATGGTAGCGGAGCGCCAGTTTGCGGTACGCTTTCTTCAGCGCGTCAGCAGGGGCATTCCTCGGAACGCCCAGTATTTCGTAGTAGTCTCTTTTGGTGGTCATTTGGCTTCTCGCGTCGCGCGATTGCACATGTCAAATGTTCGACCTGGCTTCGCAACCTATTTTTGCACCTGATTTCTCTGATTAACCCTGAAATTCTGCTTGCCAGAGTAATCAGGTTAATCAGGTGCGTATTCTACTGAAACACAGAGGCAGCACGTTAGAGTTCGCCGTCAGGGGTTCGGAGGCTGATCAGTTGCACCCTGTCCATGAGCGCTTCGCTCGGCGGTTCCCGATTTCACCGGTTCGCCCGCCTCCGCGCTGCTCTTTGAAACCGTGACGACTGCCGGTCTCAGCAACCTGCGGTCGAGCGTGTAGCCCTTGAGTTGTTCAGCAAGCACCGTGCCGTCGGGACACTCGTCCGTTTTGACCTCTGCAATGGCTTCATGGAGCTCGGGGTTGAAGGGTTGGCCGATCGCCTCGATCGGTTGCAGGCCATTCTTCTGGAGCACCGTGAGGAGCTGCTTCTGGATGAGCTTGACGCCATCAATGATCTGCTTCGAATCAGCGTGGGCGCCAGCGGCCGCGCGCGCGCGCTCAAAATTGTCGAGCACCACGATGAGTTCAGCCATAAGCGCTTCGCGTGCGAGCGTGAGGATATCGCTGCGCTCCCGCTCGATGCGCTTCTTGTAGTTCTCAAAATCGGCCGCCGTCCTCAGCAGGCGATCGTAGTACGCATCCGCCCTGGCTGCCTTCTCCCGCAGTGCACGCAGCTCGTCCTCCGGCAGGTGCGCCTCCGAGCGCCCCTCCTTCCCCTCGGGGGGCGCCCCGTGCGCCATTGTTTCGGCTTTCTCCATGGCGATCTCTAATTTGCTCCTCACGTCTTTACTCTCGTGTTTTTTTTCATGGCTCTTGTGCATACGGAACACTCCTGGTGATCGTCAGCGGGACAACCCTGCCTTTTTTGAACCTGCCGCTCCGTGCGAAGATTGCCTTCGAGAAGGGCGAGGCTGAAGAGGGCATTGATGCCGCGCAGAATTATAATAAACGATTCGCATCCGCGTCAAGGGGGCGAATTCCCCCGAAATGGCGGATAGCGCGAGAATGCAATTGGATTGACGTCACCCATCGGGTGAACGCGATCGCGCTGAAAATCCAAACCTCAAACTTCAATATCTAAAACACATCTCAAATCCCTGCCTGCCGGCAGGCAGGCAAAATACCAAATCCGAGCTGCACGTGATGAGCGGGGATATCATATGGTTTTGGATTTTGGAATTATGATTTTGAGCTTGTGTGGAGGTTTGGATTTTGAAGTTTTGATTTTATCCTGTATGTAAATGCGGTGCTGGACCTGCTTCCCCATTGCGCACATGACATCGTAGGGAATGGTGCCGGTGAGATCCGCGACCTCATTGAGCGTGATCTCATTCTCTCCCTGCCTCCCGATCAGCACCACCTCGTCCCCCACCTGCGCCCCGGAGATGTGGCCGACATCGATCATCGTCTGGTCCATGGTGACATTGCCGATGACCGGAGCCCGCTGGCCCCGCACGAGCACCTCGCCCCTGTTGGAGAGGAGCCTGCTGTAGCCGTCGCCGTAGCCGATCGGGATGGTCGCCACCCGCGTGTCACGGTAGGTGACGTAGCTCCGGCAATAGCTGATGGAGCGGCCCTTCCGGACATTTTTCAGGAAGCAGATTTCAGTCTTGAGCGTGAGGGCGGGTCGAATGGGGATGCTCTTGATCACCTCTTGAGATGGGTAGACTCCGTACATCATGATTCCCAGGCGGACGAGATTGAGGGAGGACGACGGCAACCCGAGAATGGCGCCGCTGTTGGCGATGTGCTTCAGCGCAAAGCGGATGCCGGCGCGTTCGCAGCGCAGGATCAGCCGTTTAAATCTGTCGAGCTGCAGCTTTGTGAAGAACAGATCCCTCTCGGCCGCGCAGGCGAAGTGGGAGCATATTCCCCGGAGCCGGACCCCCTTTGTCCGCCGCGCCCGTTTGATGAAGTCAAACGCCCCCTCGTGCCAGACGCCGATCCGCCCCATCCCGGTATCGACGACGATATGGATATCGACGATTCTCTTCGCCTTGAGGGCGGCTCGCGAGACCGCATCGAGCATCTCATGGGAGCAGATGACGGGGGTAATCCGGTGCCGCACGATCGCGCCGGCGTGACCCGCCATTCCCGCGCTGAGAATGAGAATGCGCGCCCCGGGGAATGATTTTCGCAGCGTGAGCGCCTCGCAGATGTTCGAGACGCCGAGCCAGCTCACCCCCGCTTCGAGGGCGGCGCGAGAGATCTGAATCATGCCGTGTCCGTACGCATCTGCTTTGACGACGGCGAGGAGCTTCACCGCCCGCCCGAGCCTGCTGCGGATTGCGGCGATGTTTTCCCTGACTGCGCCGAGGTCGATCTCAGCCCAGGTCTTGTAGAGCTTTTCCATTGACGTGCGATCGTTTTTAGAGGTGAGCGGCCCGCACCGCGACTGCTCCTGTTCGAGCATCTGGATTATACCGGAGGGGGGCATCGGACGGAAGGGAAATCAGGGTAATGCCTCAGTCAATCGCTGATGTATGCATGCTATGAAATTCAATAATGATTAGATCCTGAAATCCCCATTCCTCCCACTTTACAAAAGGGGGAAAGAGTGGGATTTTGACTGAGTCATGACAGCAGCTAAAAAATCAGCGCTTCAGTGACGGACTACAAATCAGGGAAAAATACTTGGACTTGCACTCATCGCATAAAGTATAATATGTAGTTGAAAGGGGCGAGGTGCCCCTACGGCGGGCGGAGGCCGATATTATGAAAAAAGCAGGAGAAGAAGTTGAGGCATCTACTGTTCTCACTGAAGTAAGATATGCAACGGCGCTTGTTGCGGTTGTTGTACTCTTGTGGAGCATAATCGGCTACGGGCAGGTTGAGCCATGGCCGATGTTGCATTATGATGCCCCCCACGGAGGGAAAAGCCCCGACAGTGGCCCCCGTATCCCAGCGCTGGCCTGGAGCTACAGCATAAGCGTTGCAGTTGATTCCTCAGCGGCAGTGAGCACCACCACGGTATATATCGGTTCCGCGGACAACAATCTCTACTCCTTCAGCTCGATTGGATCCTTCCTATGGAGCTACACATCGGCTGGAGATACTACATCAGCCGCAATAGCCACTGATTTGGTGTATATCACTTCAAGTGATAACAACCTCTACGGCATTACTAACTTGACCGGCCAACTCTCCTGGAGTTATGCAGCCGGCGGAGATATTGTTACCTCGCCGGTGCTGAGCTCGGCAGGGACAATATATTTTGGAGCCCTCGATGAGCGAGCCTACAGCATCAACTCTGATGGGTCGTTCCTGTGGAGCTACCGTAGCTCGCCAATTTATACTAACCCCGCCTTAGGCCTCGACAGGTTGTACGTCGGGAACGACAGCAATTCGCTCTTATGGCTCGATGCTTCTACCGGAGCACTCTTGGGCTCGGCTGGCGCCGGCACGGCATCGCTGGCGTTGGGCGCAACGGATAAGGTGTATTATGGTGCGGTAGATAATAATCTGTACAGCTTAAACTCCGATGGGACTACACGCTGGGTATTCCCGGTATCCGGGACCGCCTCGGTCTCCTCCATACCCGCCATAGGCACCGATAAGATATACGTGGGTTCCCAGGACAATAATCTCTACAGCGTGTTTGATTCGGATGGGCTCCTCTCGTGGAGTTATACCGCTGGCGGAGAGATCACTTCCTCGCCGGCGCTGGACTCAAGCGAGAGGGTGTACGTGGGTTCTCAGGACAATATTATGTACGGCATCAACTCAGATGGGACGCTGCTGTGGAGTTATACGACGCCCAACGGTATCGTTTCATCCCCGGCGATCAGCCCGGATACGGTCTATGTAGGTTCAGGTGATAACCGCCTCTACGTGATCGTCGAGGGACCAACAGAGACGCCGACGATCACACCGACGCCGACGATCACACCGACGCCCACGATCACAGACACCCCGACGATCACGCCCACTCCCACCGAAACGGAAACACCGACTCCCACGCCGCTTCCCGGGTACGTAGTTTCGGGAGCCAACTACGCTGACGCCAACGGGACGTACTGCAAGCAAGTTTTCAAATACAACGGATGCTACGTCTACCAGAAGGCGGGAACCGGACTCCAGATACGGTACGAGGGTGCGGGAGACGATTACTGGTACATGTACGACGGGGCATGGGGTCTGTGGCTGTACAAGATAGCCGCCGACGAGGACTGCTTCACCGACCTCACGGGCACGTGGAGCGATGCAGGCGGTGGACTGCCCGTGCCTGTCGTGGTCATGGGATGCGAGGACACGCCGACGCCGACCCCCACAGAGACGCCGACCCCTTACGAATCACTTCACCCCTGGCCGATGTTCCATCATGACGTGCGCCGCACGGGGAAGAGCGATTTGGATGGCCCTTCGAGCCCGATTTTGAAGTGGAGCTATAAAACGGGCGATGATTTATTCTCATCGCCAGCAGTAAGTTCAATCGGTAAGGTGTATACAGGTTCAGATGACAACAATCTCTACAGTTTTAAATCGGACGGTTCGCTGCTGTGGAGCTACACAACTGCGGATATAGTCCGTTCATCACCTGCGATAGGCATTGATACAGTTTGGGTTGGTTCTCAAGACAATCATTTATACTGCTTATTCCAAACTGGGTTACTCTCATGGAGCTATGAAACAGGATCTTGGATACGTTCATCACCGGCTATTAGCAACATCGGGACGGTATACGTGGGATCTGTGGATGACCGTCTTTATAAAATCGATTCCAATGGTTCATTACTGTGGAGCTATAAGGCTGGAATATACATAGGATACTCATCACCTGCGCTCAGTTTAGCTGATAAGGTGTATATCGGCAGTGAAGATAACCGTATTTACTGCTTGACTAACCAAGATGCCTTACTGTTTTGGAGCTATGAAACGGGCGACGAAATAGCTTCTTCCCCGGCATTAAGCTCGACTGATACAGTATACGTGGGCTCTCATGACAATCGGCTTTATAGTATTGACTCACTTGGCGCCTTATTGTGGAGCTATGAGACCGGGAATTATTTCGATTTGGCATCATCACCATCAATAAGTACTGATACGGTATGGATTGGGTCTACTGATAACCACATTTATTGCTTACGGCAGGATGGGAAATTATCATGGAGCTATGAAACCGGTGATAAAATATGGACTTCACCAACTATAGGTGCGGCAGATACAGTATACATAGGCTCTTCCGATGGGAATATCTACAGCATCGACTCCAGCGGTTCATTGTTGTGGTCATATATCATTGGATCGTGGATTGGTTCATCTGCTGCAATAGGTACCGACACTGTATATATTGGTTCTTACAGCAGTGCCTTGTACGTGATCACGCAACCCACGCCGGTCCCCCCTCCGCCCGAACATCCCTGGCCGATGTTCAGGCACGACCCGCTGCGCACCGGGGTAAGCCCGCTTAACGGTCCGGTGGGGCCAGTATTGTTGTGGAGCTATGTGATTAGCTTTACATCCGGTTTTGTCGATTCATCTCCGGCAGTAGGCTTAGACGGCCACATCTATATCGGATCGGACGACAACTCCATATTTAGCATCAGCGGCGATGGCGCGCTCATCTGGAGCTATGGAACGAGCGATGGTATAACATCTTCGCCTGCGATAGATGCCGAAAATGTCTACACGGGGTCTTTGGACCACACACTCTATGCCCTAGTCTCAACTGGTTCATTCGCATGGAGTTATGTAACCGGTGGACTCATTATCTCTTCGGCTGTGGTCAGCGGCGGGGACATTTATATCGGATCAGATGATAACGCGCTCTACAAGCTTCTCTCGACAGGATCTCTCGTGTGGACCTATAGGACGGGAAGCAATATCGTTTCCTCCCCTGCTATAGGGATGAGCGGAAATATATATGTGGGATCGTACGATGATAGACTGTACGCCTTTACGCCCGACGGTATATTATCCTGGAGTTATAGAACGGCCGGCGTTATAGACAGTTCCCCCTGTGCTACTTCAACCGTCTATGTAGGAAGTAACGATAACGATGTTTATGCGTTTACCACGGACGGAGCTCTCGTGTGGAGTTATGCGACAGGTGGCGCAGTGTATTATTCCTCTCCCTCCGGCACGGATACGGTATCAATAGGCTCCCAAGATAACAGCCTTTACACGTTCAATACAGACGGTTCTCTCTTCTGGAGTTATGCTCTCACGGGAGATGTCGAGGCCTCCCCCGCCATTTCGGCTCAAGATATAGTCTACATAGGCTCTGATGGCGGAGAAACCTATGGGCTGAGTCCAGATGGCGGCCTGTTGTGGAGCTACATTGGGACAGGTTCCGTCCATATGGGTCCCGTCATCGGCGCCTCTGGTGAAGTGTATGTAGGTTTCGGCGCATCTACTCATAACAGGCTGTGCCGGTTCCAGGATCCCACCCCGACTCCCACCCCGACGCCCACGGCAACACCGTTCATGCCCACCCCGACACCCACCTGCCTGCAAGGCTTGAGGGTGTGGCTGAACAAGAGCAGCTTCAATCCCGGAGACACCTTCGAAGCCTGGGTCAGCTTCAGCAATACCTATATGGACTGGGATGGGTACCTCGTGTTTGTAAGGAGCGGCAGGACCTGGTCGGATGTGAGGGGGAGGCTGAAACGCGGAGTGCACCCGGTGGTCACCAACAGGCTGGAGATTCATAATTGCTGGGGGCCGAACAAGGCATTCTCCATCCGAGTGCCGCGCAATGCCGCGGGCCAGTACACGCTCTTCGTGGCGACACTCCCCTGGAAGACCAAACCGACGTACGCGAACGCCAAGTACGGACCGAACAGCCAATTGGCGAGCGCCACGTTTAGAATCCTAATTGAGTGAGGGGAATAGATGCGCAGGCGCAGAGGGGATGTCGTAATCCTATTAGCGGCATGTATCAGCCTGTGCGTTCTTCTTTCGGCAACCCCTGCGCGAGGGGCTGATCGCTCCCTCGTTTCTCAATTGCAGCGCGATGCCGGAGGGAAGGCGCGCATATCCTACCATTCCAAAACCGGTCTGGTCAGTTTCCTCGGGACAGATTTGACACATACCATTCCGCAAAAAAGCAACCTCGCCCGTGGCGCCTCTTCCGAGACGGTCGCCCGGGCGTTCATTGACGACTGCGGTGAGCTGTTCGGCATCGCCAGTCAGGCTGATGAGCTTGACCTCATGCGTTCACAGTCAGCTTCCGGGGGGCGCTCCTTTGTCCGATTCCAGCAGGCGTATCGCGGCATCCCCGTGTTCGGCGGCGAGTTGATCGTCCAGCTCGACTCGAAGAGAAACATCCTCTCGGCGAACGGCGAGATAGCGCCGGGGATCACGGTGGATACCATTCCGGAGATAGGCGCCTGCGAGGCTGCTGAAAGGGCGACGCGCGCGGTTGCCGCATGGTACTCCCTTGACCCTGGTGAGCTCATCGCGAGCGATCCGGAGCTCTGGATATATAACCCGGTACTGGTGGGGCGGAATCGCGACATGAACTCCCTCGTCTGGCGCATGGATGTCTCTCCCGCGCGTTTCGAGACAATAAAAGAACTGGTCCTCGTGGATGCCCACCTCGGTGTCATCGCCCTGCACTTCAACCAGGTCAACAATGTTAAGAATCGGTCCATCTATGACAACAACAACAACCCTTCTGCGGGATTGCCGGGAACGGGTCCGGTGCGCGTCGAGGGGGGGCCAGCGTCAGGGATCACAGACGTGGATAACGCCTACGATTACGCTGGATACACCTACGACTTTTACAAAGACTACCATGATCGGGACAGCCTGGACAACGCCGGGATGCAACTCGTGAGCACCGTGAGATACTGCCCTTCCTCCCTATCCTGTCCTTATGCCAACGCCTTCTGGAATGGTCAGCAGATGACATACGGCCAGGGCTTCGCCTCGGCACTGGATGTTGTCGGCCATGAGATGACTCACGGCGTCACCGAGCATGAATCGCAGCTCTTTTACTATATGCAGTCAGGCGCCATCAACGAGTCGTTCTCTGACATCTGGGGGGAATTTATCGAGTTGACGTACAACCCGGGTCCCGCGACCGACCGCTGGCTCCTCGGGGAGGATTCCCCCCTCGGTGCGATTCGGGACATGAAGAATCCGCCCCATTTCAACGATCCGGATAAGATGAGCAGCAGCAACTATTACTGCGGGGAGAACGACGGGGGGGGAGTCCATACCAACAGCGGTGTCTCCAACAAAGTTGCCTATCTCATCACTGACGGCGATACCTTCAACGGCTACACGGTGACAGGGCGCGGCGTCATTCCAACGGCACAGCTCTTCTATGAGGTCCAGACCAACCTCTTCACCTCAGCGAGCGACTACCAGAACCTCTATGATTCCCTACAACAGGCGGCAATCAATCTCGGCTGGAGCGCTCCCGATCAGCAGCAGGTCAAGAACGCCTGTGACGCGACAGAGATGAACCGGCAGCCGGATGGATGCCCCGCGCCCGAGGCGCCCATCTGTGACTCAGGCTACCTCAGTGACCTGTTCTTTGACAATATGGAGAATACCGCGAGCAAGAACTGGGCTTCAGCGACGGTTGTGGGAACCAATGAATGGTACTATCCACAGAACTCGAACCCCTACGGGTTTGACGCCACCTACGCCACCTCAGGCCGCTACAATATCTGGGGCAATGATCATTACGGTACGGCTGATTACTATATCGGCATGACCAGGGACGTGGATCTACCGGCGGGGAATTCCTACCTGCACTTCAACCACGCCTACGCCTTCGATGACTATACGAGCGGCACGACCAAGCTCTTCGACGGTGGAGTGGTCGAGTACAGCACGGACGGCGGCAACTCATGGCAGGACGCCGGCTCACTCTTCACCGACAACGGATACAGTGGTATCATCGGAAACTCATGGAACAATCCACTCGGCGGCCGATCCGCCTTCGTGAGCGAGAGCAACGGCTACATCTCCAGCCGCGCCGATCTGAGCTTGCTGGCGGGCCAGAAGGTGCGCGTGCGCTTCCGCATCGGCACGAGCGATACCAGCGACCCCCAGCGCTCCAGCTCTGCCTACGGCTGGTTCATTGACGACGTCCGCATCTACGTGTGCAGTGCGACTCCCCCGGCTCCCACGCCGACCCCTCCCCCACCGGGCCTGCACGTGATATTGAACAAGGAGAGTTTCAATGGAGGAGACCTGCTTACCATTGATGTCTCCTTCAGTGAAGCAGCCATGGACTGGGACGGCTATCTGGTCTTCACGGGTGCGGCGGGGGTGTATTCGGCTACGGGAAGCAGGTTGCAGCGGGGGGTGCATCCGATTGTCAGGAATGCCATGGAAATGCATCGGCCTTTTGTGGGAAAAGTACTATCCATGCGCGTCCCGCACATGCCGGGCTCCTATGCCCTCCATTGCGCGATACTCCCCGCCGGCATAGCGCCGACACTGGCAAATGCGAGGGCGAGCTACAGTCAGTTGGCCGAGGTACCTTTCAGCATCTTACCTTAGAACATGCCGCTGTTTCTCTCACCTGTTGCAGCAGAGTCCTTTTGCCCATAGAGTATATCAGGCTTGGGGCTTAAAAATCTCCGGCTGCAGCGTCCCCTTCATGAGATGGTCGAGGATCTGCGGGCAGTTCCGGAACCATTCCCCCTGCCACTCCGCGTAGAGCAGCACGAGCGCAGTCAGCGCGGCGACAATGATCTCCCCTCCGCAATCGAGGCGGATCATCCTCGCGATAAAGTAAATCACCCCGAGCGTCATGAGGATATGCCCCACCTGGGGAATGATGTTCATCCCCTCCCAGCCAAAGGCGAAGAGGCCCAGCGTCCCGTAGCGGAACATGAGGCCCGCGCCCACGGCCATCACGCTTTTCTGCCTGAGGAGGTAGCCGATGGCGAAGATGAAGATGCTGGGGGCGCACGAGTTCATCGCGAGCCAGCCATCCCATCCAGCCCCGAGGACGCGGGTGAAATAGAATGTCGAGTTGGCGGCCATGAGCAGGTTGAGTATGACAATAATCCATCCCGCCCTGTCCCGCGTGAATCGATGATCGCCCGCATTATCCATGACGCGCTCCTCCTGATTTAGATTTTACGCTGTGCGACCAGCGCGCAGTAATCGCACGCGCCCGCCGCTTTTGGAATCGGCGAGCGGAGCACACGCACGGCGTCCTGAAACGTCTCTTTCGCGGATTCGATCTTCGTCTCGATCTTCATCGGCCTGACGTTGAATTTCACGACCCCGTTTTCCCTGACCTCCGCCGGCCAGTAGTAGATGAGATAGGCGAAACCGCCTGTCCTATAGCCGCTCGATTCCAGTATCAGGCAGTAGCAGTCGAGTTGGGTTTGGTAGTAGATCGCTGGATCTTCTTTAAGGTCATAGCCCCTCGTTTTATAGTCCACGGGGATGTAGAAGCCGTCCTCAACGAGACAATCGTCCAGGGCGCCCGAGAGCACCGCGTCCAGCGCGGGATCCTCGTAGCGCAGTTCCGTGGTCCTCCAGCTCCGCCACCTCCCCAGAATTTCACGCTCGGGGAAAAGCCTCCCTCTCACCTTGCCGGCTATCTCCGGGGGCAGCTCTCCCCTCGTGCGGTACTTGTCGAAGTATGCTTTGATCGCAGAATCCATACCCCCCGGCAATGAGGGGAAGATCCCCCGCGGCCGCTTTATCCCCTTGTTTTTATCGAGCCAGAAACAGAGCGGGCAGTCACTGAAAAGGCTCAATGCAGATGGAGACAATGCAATCCGCTTCATGGACCTCCTCCCGGTGGCGCACTCCGCGCTCATCGATTGTGACATCACAGATGATAGTGCATTTTCCCCGAAAAGTGAATAGCATCCGCGCGTACGGCACGAGCTTTTTGCTTGCATTTCTGCGAGAGTGCGCTACTGTAAGTGAAATATTGAAGGAACAGGATGCACGCAGATACACACAGATAAAATGCTAACTAAAAAATCATAATTAGGAACCAGTAAAAGTTTCTACATCCGTGTTAATCTGTGTTTATCTGTGGTTGAAAATAAATCTATGTATTTAACTTGGTTAGACCACCATAGGAGGGAGGGAAGATGAAAAGAGTCAGCATGGGTTTTGCTGCGCTGCTTGTCATAGCGCTCTGCGCGCTCACCGGCGCCGGACTCGCGGCGCAGATAAGGCTGAGCAACGACATCGCATGGGTGAGCTCCTCGGACGCCTACAAATGCTGCGTCCAGCAGGCCTACGCTGATGCGGGGAGACGGGTGCGCGACCTCTCGCGCGGGGAAAAGCCCGGTACCTGGTGCGTCGTTTTTGATGC includes:
- a CDS encoding PD-(D/E)XK nuclease family protein, which gives rise to MKRIALSPSALSLFSDCPLCFWLDKNKGIKRPRGIFPSLPGGMDSAIKAYFDKYRTRGELPPEIAGKVRGRLFPEREILGRWRSWRTTELRYEDPALDAVLSGALDDCLVEDGFYIPVDYKTRGYDLKEDPAIYYQTQLDCYCLILESSGYRTGGFAYLIYYWPAEVRENGVVKFNVRPMKIETKIESAKETFQDAVRVLRSPIPKAAGACDYCALVAQRKI